The genomic stretch TACCGGGGCAAGTGTTACAACAGCCAGCGCATATATTGCAGATATTTCTACAGATAAAGACAGAGCTAAAAATTTCGGTTTAATTGGTGCTGCCTTTGGTCTGGGTTTTATTATAGGTCCGGTTTTAGGTGGTGTTTTAGGACATTACGGAGCAAGAGTTCCGTTTTATGCAGCCGCAGGTTTATGTCTTTTAAATTTCCTTTATGGTTACTTCATTCTTCCGGAAAGTTTAGATAAAGACAAAAGACGCGAGTTTAGTTGGAAACGTGCAAATCCTGTTGGCTCATTCAAGTTTTTAGGAAAGCATCCTGAGATTTCAGGGTTAATCTTTGCTTTAATTTTAATTTACATTGCAGGTCATGCCGTACAAAGTAACTGGAGTTTCTTTACCATGTACGAATTTGACTGGACGGAAAGAATGGTCGGGATCTCTTTAGGTGTCGTTGGTCTTTTGGTAGGGTTGGTTCAGGGAGTTTTAATCCGATGGACAACTCCAAAACTGGGTGAACAAAAAAGTATTTATTACGGATTGATATTATATGCAATAGGATTGCTGCTCTTTTCATTTGCATCCGAAGGTTGGATGATGTTTGTGTTTTTAATTCCTTACTGTCTGGGCGGAATTTGTGGACCAGCATTGCAGTCTGTGATTACAAAATCGGTTCCTTCAAATGA from Chryseobacterium indoltheticum encodes the following:
- a CDS encoding TCR/Tet family MFS transporter, with amino-acid sequence MENSKKKAAMSFIFITLLIDITGWGIIIPVVPQLIKELIHADISEAAKYGGWLGFAYAFVQFVFSPVVGNLSDKFGRRPIILISLFGFAIDYILLALAPTILWLFIGRVIAGITGASVTTASAYIADISTDKDRAKNFGLIGAAFGLGFIIGPVLGGVLGHYGARVPFYAAAGLCLLNFLYGYFILPESLDKDKRREFSWKRANPVGSFKFLGKHPEISGLIFALILIYIAGHAVQSNWSFFTMYEFDWTERMVGISLGVVGLLVGLVQGVLIRWTTPKLGEQKSIYYGLILYAIGLLLFSFASEGWMMFVFLIPYCLGGICGPALQSVITKSVPSNEQGELQGALTSLMSATSIIGPPVMTNLFYFFTHEEAPFKFSGAPFFLAFILMSVSVVITYYAFQKNKS